From a region of the Helianthus annuus cultivar XRQ/B chromosome 5, HanXRQr2.0-SUNRISE, whole genome shotgun sequence genome:
- the LOC110940674 gene encoding vacuolar protein sorting-associated protein 26C → MSVEIKLSRSNRTYRPNDPLRGNIITRLPSSISHRGIHLTLNASVNLQVRGGSAGFIESIYGVLKPIRIVKKSIQVQPSGKISAGTTQIPFSIILNDGGKDDKFYETFHGENISIQYLLNVDVVRGYLHKSLSATVEFIVESEFAILPISPEMVFFYITQDTQRHSLLPELKSGGFKISGRICTQCLVSDPLVGELTVEASAVPVYSIDIHLLRVESIMVGENIATETSIVQTTQIADGDVCHNLPLPIYVMLPRLLTCPTVFAGPFSVEFKVTILVTFQTELYNVQTKSDPRALRKWVAMESLPLELVQSK, encoded by the exons ATGTCTGTTGAGATCAAACTCTCTCGATCCAATCGAACCTATCGCCCCAAT GATCCCCTCCGGGGAAACATCATCACCAGATTGCCTTCTTCCATTTCTCACCGTGGAATTCATCTCACTCTCAACGCTTCTGTAAATCTGCAG GTTCGTGGAGGTTCAGCTGGATTCATTGAATCGATTTATGGTGTTCTCAAGCCTATTCGAATAGT GAAGAAGAGCATTCAAGTCCAACCTTCTGGGAAGATCAGTGCAGGCACAACACAG ATACCATTTTCGATCATTCTTAATGATGGTGGAAAGGACGACAAATTCTATGAAACTTTCCATGGAGAAAACATTAGCATCCAG TATCTGCTAAATGTGGATGTTGTCAGAGGATACTTACATAAATCATTGTCTGCCACTGTGGAGTTCATAGTTGAAAGTGAATTTG CCATTCTACCCATTTCTCCTGAAATGGTCTTCTTTTATATCACTCAAGACACTCAAAGGCATTCTTTGCTTCCTGAACTGAAATCAG GCGGTTTTAAAATATCTGGTAGAATTTGCACTCAGTGCCTTGTATCTGATCCATTAGTGGGGGAGCTAACAGTTGAAGCATCTGCAGTTCCTGTTTACTCTATTGACATTCACTTGCTACGTGTAGAGTCAATTATGGTGGGGGAAAATATAGCAACCGAAACATCCATAGTCCAGACTACTCAG ATAGCAGATGGAGACGTCTGCCACAATCTGCCGTTGCCTATTTATGTCATGCTTCCCCGACTTTTGACATGCCCAACCGTCTTTGCAGG ACCATTTTCCGTGGAGTTCAAAGTTACCATCCTTGTTACGTTTCAGACTGAATTGTACAATGTTCAGACAAAATCTGACCCGCGAGCTTTAAGAAAATGG GTTGCTATGGAAAGTCTCCCATTGGAGTTGGTTCAGTCTAAATGA